In Desulfuromonas sp., one DNA window encodes the following:
- a CDS encoding SagB/ThcOx family dehydrogenase: MPGREAWGSFAGTDLVAAIGNRKSHRRFKDEQLSLAELAFLLWSTQGIRESVGPGCAYRVVPSAGCRHAFETYLVVSSVGGLAPGVYRYLPVDHALVFEGGRVNLQAELSLAALNQTFVAAAPVVFVWATVPYRMEWRYGLAAHRVIAMDAGHVCQNLYLASQAVGCGTCAIAAYHQERMDRLLGLDGEDEFTLYMAPVGKV; the protein is encoded by the coding sequence TTGCCGGGCAGGGAGGCCTGGGGTTCTTTTGCCGGGACCGACCTGGTGGCGGCGATTGGGAATAGAAAGAGTCACCGCCGCTTCAAGGACGAGCAACTGTCCCTGGCCGAACTGGCCTTTTTGCTCTGGAGCACCCAGGGCATCCGGGAGAGCGTCGGTCCCGGATGCGCCTACCGTGTCGTCCCCTCGGCGGGGTGCCGCCACGCCTTCGAGACCTACCTGGTTGTCTCAAGTGTCGGGGGCCTGGCGCCGGGCGTCTATCGCTACCTTCCGGTGGACCATGCCCTCGTCTTCGAGGGCGGCAGGGTCAACCTCCAGGCCGAGCTGTCCCTGGCCGCACTGAACCAGACATTCGTTGCGGCGGCGCCGGTGGTCTTCGTGTGGGCGACGGTACCCTATCGCATGGAATGGCGTTACGGTCTCGCGGCCCACCGGGTGATCGCCATGGACGCCGGCCACGTCTGCCAGAATCTCTATCTGGCCAGCCAGGCCGTCGGCTGCGGCACCTGCGCCATCGCCGCGTACCACCAGGAGAGAATGGATCGGCTGCTGGGCCTCGACGGCGAAGACGAATTCACCCTCTACATGGCCCCGGTGGGGAAGGTCTAG